The following coding sequences lie in one Pseudarthrobacter phenanthrenivorans Sphe3 genomic window:
- the nrdI gene encoding class Ib ribonucleoside-diphosphate reductase assembly flavoprotein NrdI, whose amino-acid sequence MAAPEQAAAVSTGSQLIYFSSTSENTGRFVAKLGRDAARIPLYAKDAPLLATRPFVLVVPTYGGTGGEGSVPKQVIRFLNNPQNRQLLRGVIGAGNTNFGDNYCLAADIIAAKCQVPHLYRFELMGTPEDVTRVNQGLDTFWTRLSQTQK is encoded by the coding sequence GTGGCGGCTCCCGAGCAGGCCGCTGCGGTTTCCACCGGCAGTCAGCTCATCTACTTTTCCTCGACATCCGAGAACACCGGCCGCTTCGTTGCCAAGCTTGGCCGGGACGCGGCCCGGATCCCGCTCTACGCGAAGGACGCACCGCTCCTGGCCACCCGGCCGTTCGTGCTGGTAGTTCCCACCTACGGCGGCACCGGGGGAGAGGGATCAGTTCCCAAGCAGGTCATCCGGTTCCTGAACAACCCGCAGAACAGGCAGCTGCTGCGCGGCGTCATCGGTGCCGGCAACACAAACTTCGGGGACAACTACTGCCTGGCAGCGGACATCATCGCCGCCAAATGCCAGGTGCCCCACCTCTATAGATTCGAACTTATGGGAACGCCGGAAGACGTCACCCGGGTCAACCAAGGATTGGATACGTTTTGGACACGACTGTCGCAGACACAGAAGTAA
- a CDS encoding LysR family transcriptional regulator, with protein sequence MVNPVHLKTLLEVTRLGSFAAAAATLGYTASAVSQQMSALERDTGVVLFQRSARSVVPTEAAIVMTRHAAKVLTDIEALMASAARTQDSANQELRLGIFPSLATYVLPRILKNPAWKNLGIDLRVSVAEPGQTIQGLRTGGELDLAVVFQVGQTGFAWPNTINRQWIGDDDFRVVLPAGWGFRSDAKVAADHLSDMPWIMHHPGTSDAMVIERLFAGCNLHPRVVAHSDDFHASLEMAAAGLGAALVPELALRNKPAGVVVLDVPEIRLARNVFALIINDRKTARVQLFVDLLAETLAGMRTSVNSA encoded by the coding sequence GTGGTAAACCCGGTACACCTGAAGACCCTCCTTGAGGTCACCCGCCTCGGCTCCTTCGCTGCAGCGGCGGCAACACTGGGCTACACGGCTTCGGCCGTCTCCCAGCAGATGTCCGCGCTGGAGCGCGACACCGGGGTTGTCCTGTTCCAGCGTTCGGCCCGCAGCGTGGTTCCCACGGAAGCCGCCATCGTCATGACCCGCCACGCCGCCAAGGTGCTGACGGACATCGAAGCGCTGATGGCCTCCGCTGCAAGGACGCAGGACTCCGCGAACCAGGAGCTCCGGCTGGGGATCTTCCCCAGCCTGGCAACCTACGTGCTGCCGCGCATCCTGAAGAACCCGGCGTGGAAGAACCTGGGCATCGATCTAAGGGTGTCCGTGGCCGAACCGGGGCAAACCATCCAGGGGCTGCGGACCGGCGGCGAACTGGACCTTGCCGTGGTTTTCCAGGTGGGGCAGACCGGCTTCGCCTGGCCCAACACCATCAACCGGCAGTGGATCGGGGACGACGACTTCCGTGTGGTGCTGCCGGCCGGCTGGGGCTTCCGCTCCGATGCCAAGGTGGCAGCGGACCACCTCTCCGACATGCCGTGGATCATGCACCACCCGGGAACCAGCGACGCGATGGTGATCGAGCGGCTCTTCGCCGGCTGCAACCTGCACCCGCGGGTGGTGGCCCACAGCGACGACTTCCATGCCAGCCTGGAAATGGCGGCCGCCGGGCTGGGCGCCGCCCTGGTTCCCGAGCTCGCGCTGCGCAACAAGCCGGCGGGCGTGGTGGTGCTGGATGTCCCCGAAATCCGGCTTGCCCGCAACGTCTTCGCCCTCATTATCAATGACCGGAAAACCGCGCGGGTGCAGCTCTTCGTTGACCTTCTGGCCGAGACACTCGCCGGGATGCGCACCTCCGTGAATTCGGCCTGA
- the nrdH gene encoding glutaredoxin-like protein NrdH, whose translation MTVTVYTKPACVQCNATYRALDKKGITYQSVDISQDAEALERLKALGYMQAPVVVTDQDHWSGFRPDKIEELALSAVSSVA comes from the coding sequence ATGACCGTAACGGTTTACACAAAGCCTGCTTGTGTTCAGTGCAACGCCACCTACCGCGCGCTCGACAAGAAGGGCATCACGTACCAGAGCGTTGACATCTCCCAGGACGCCGAGGCACTTGAGCGCCTGAAGGCCCTGGGCTACATGCAGGCACCCGTTGTGGTCACCGACCAGGACCACTGGTCAGGCTTCCGTCCGGACAAGATCGAGGAACTGGCCCTCTCTGCCGTTTCCTCCGTGGCTTAG
- a CDS encoding class I SAM-dependent methyltransferase produces the protein MTMTDDNQATATFLGGKAADQAAGKAAAHPAPAWTATGVPASPATIDADLWPEVAQAPSGAKAVVAGKAAGLLFKGAVKRLPLRVEYPDGTVLGTGGPDAPVMTMLRPDAFEARIGDNGLIGLGESFMAGDWEASDLAGVLEVFAASVDTLIPMPLQKLRALYLPRTPQQERNAEQNTRSNISRHYDLSNDLFSNFLDSTMSYSSALFPLDAEPLGSVGWEALAGAQRAKIDRLLDKAGVGPGTRLLEIGTGWGELALRAAARGATVYTVTLSSEQQALAQERIAAAGYSDQVTVALQDYRAVEGEYDAVVSVEMIEAVGYEYWPIYFQTIDRVLAPGGKVAIQAITMPHGRMLATRNAYTWVHKYIFPGGFLPSVRAIEGVTQQHTTLRVRERMGMGDHYAATLRLWEERFLERSREVGELGFDAVFQRMWLFYLCYSRAGFQSGYLDVQQVVLDRREAQL, from the coding sequence ATGACAATGACGGACGACAACCAAGCAACTGCAACTTTCCTCGGCGGCAAAGCGGCGGACCAGGCGGCCGGCAAAGCCGCCGCGCACCCTGCCCCAGCCTGGACCGCAACCGGGGTCCCTGCGTCGCCCGCCACCATCGATGCGGACCTGTGGCCGGAAGTTGCCCAGGCGCCGTCGGGAGCCAAGGCAGTTGTTGCAGGCAAGGCAGCCGGCCTGCTCTTCAAAGGGGCCGTGAAGCGGCTGCCCCTGCGGGTGGAGTACCCGGACGGCACTGTACTGGGCACGGGCGGGCCGGATGCGCCGGTCATGACCATGCTCCGGCCGGACGCGTTCGAAGCGCGGATCGGTGACAACGGGCTGATCGGGCTGGGGGAGTCCTTCATGGCGGGGGACTGGGAGGCCAGTGACCTGGCGGGCGTCCTCGAAGTCTTTGCCGCGTCCGTGGACACACTCATTCCCATGCCGCTGCAGAAGCTGCGTGCGCTGTACCTGCCGCGGACGCCGCAGCAGGAGCGTAATGCCGAGCAGAACACCCGCAGCAACATTTCGCGGCACTACGACCTGTCCAACGACCTTTTCTCCAACTTCCTCGACTCCACCATGAGCTATTCGTCCGCCCTGTTCCCGCTCGACGCCGAACCGCTGGGTTCGGTTGGCTGGGAGGCACTGGCGGGGGCGCAGCGGGCGAAGATCGACAGGCTGCTGGACAAGGCAGGCGTTGGTCCCGGGACCCGCCTCCTGGAAATTGGGACCGGCTGGGGTGAACTGGCTTTGCGGGCAGCGGCCCGCGGGGCCACCGTCTACACCGTCACCCTCTCCAGCGAGCAGCAGGCGCTGGCCCAGGAGCGGATAGCAGCCGCGGGGTATTCGGACCAGGTGACAGTTGCGCTGCAGGACTACCGCGCTGTGGAGGGCGAGTACGACGCCGTGGTGTCCGTGGAGATGATCGAGGCCGTGGGCTACGAGTACTGGCCCATCTACTTCCAGACCATCGACAGGGTCCTCGCGCCCGGCGGGAAGGTGGCCATCCAGGCGATCACCATGCCGCACGGCAGGATGCTGGCCACGCGCAACGCCTACACCTGGGTGCACAAGTACATCTTCCCGGGCGGATTCCTGCCGTCCGTCCGTGCCATTGAGGGAGTGACCCAGCAACACACCACCCTCCGCGTGCGGGAGCGGATGGGCATGGGCGACCACTACGCCGCAACCCTGAGGCTCTGGGAAGAACGGTTCCTGGAGCGGTCCCGCGAGGTGGGGGAGCTGGGTTTCGACGCGGTGTTCCAGCGGATGTGGCTGTTCTACCTGTGCTACTCGCGGGCCGGTTTCCAGTCGGGCTACCTGGATGTGCAGCAGGTGGTGCTGGACCGCCGGGAGGCGCAGTTGTAG
- a CDS encoding NAD(P)/FAD-dependent oxidoreductase — MSPNPAPIVSGRRRVAVIGSGVAGLTAAYVLNRQDDVTLFEADSRLGGHAHTHDVPQADGSEIGVDTGFIVHNERTYPTLLRLFAELGVETQDSEMSMSIRCDGCGLEYAGARDGGRGIIATPSNLLRGRYLLMLLEVTRFYRKARELLKTAPVSAVDPGLSAPEPTLGEFLANENFSPYFISHFMTPVVSAVWSCDPTTALAYPARYLFTFLGHHGMLGVKGSPQWRTVSGGSARYVEKLVATLPDVRLQTPVTAVRRHALGVEVVTEDGVEDFAAVVIATHPAQALGFLADATPAEKEALGGMPYSVNHTVFHRDPSVLPSSDNAKASWNYRLPSCEARPDKVLVSYDLTRLQRLSPADGRPYLVSLGESELISDDAVLDRMVYEHPQYTPESLRAQQAIAALSDGRVAYAGAYLGWGFHEDGALSGVRAAEMLGRSWPVAQAADRMDSRDGEDSELLPAAEPA; from the coding sequence TTGTCACCTAACCCAGCACCTATCGTCAGCGGGAGACGGCGGGTAGCCGTCATCGGCAGCGGCGTGGCCGGCCTGACCGCCGCCTATGTCCTCAACCGGCAGGATGACGTCACGCTGTTCGAAGCGGATTCCCGGCTGGGCGGGCACGCGCACACGCACGACGTGCCGCAGGCGGACGGGTCCGAAATCGGCGTGGACACCGGCTTCATTGTCCACAATGAGCGGACGTACCCCACGCTGCTGCGGCTGTTTGCTGAACTTGGCGTCGAGACCCAGGACTCCGAGATGAGCATGTCCATCCGCTGCGACGGCTGCGGCCTGGAGTACGCAGGGGCGCGCGACGGCGGCCGCGGAATCATTGCCACGCCCTCCAACCTGCTGCGCGGCCGTTACCTGCTGATGCTCCTGGAAGTCACGCGCTTCTACCGGAAAGCCCGGGAACTGCTGAAGACGGCACCGGTTTCGGCGGTGGATCCCGGCCTCAGCGCCCCCGAGCCCACGCTCGGCGAATTCCTGGCAAATGAAAACTTCAGCCCTTATTTCATCTCGCACTTCATGACGCCGGTGGTAAGCGCGGTGTGGTCCTGCGATCCGACAACCGCGCTGGCCTACCCGGCCCGCTACCTCTTCACGTTCCTGGGCCATCACGGCATGTTGGGCGTGAAGGGTTCGCCGCAATGGCGGACGGTCAGCGGGGGGTCGGCCAGGTACGTCGAGAAGCTCGTGGCTACCCTGCCGGATGTCCGGCTGCAGACGCCGGTGACCGCGGTCCGCCGGCACGCCCTGGGGGTTGAAGTGGTGACGGAAGACGGCGTGGAGGACTTTGCCGCCGTCGTCATTGCCACCCACCCCGCCCAGGCGCTGGGGTTCCTTGCCGACGCAACGCCCGCGGAGAAGGAAGCCCTGGGCGGGATGCCGTACTCGGTGAACCACACCGTCTTCCACCGGGACCCGTCGGTCCTGCCCTCCTCGGACAACGCCAAGGCCTCCTGGAACTACCGGCTGCCATCCTGCGAAGCGAGGCCGGACAAGGTGCTGGTCAGCTACGACCTCACGCGGCTGCAGCGGCTCAGCCCGGCGGACGGGAGGCCGTACCTGGTGAGCCTGGGCGAGTCGGAGCTCATTTCAGACGATGCCGTGCTGGACCGGATGGTCTATGAGCACCCGCAGTACACCCCCGAATCCCTGCGCGCACAGCAGGCCATCGCCGCGCTCAGCGACGGCCGCGTTGCCTACGCCGGCGCGTACCTTGGCTGGGGGTTCCATGAGGACGGTGCGCTGTCCGGCGTCAGGGCCGCGGAAATGTTGGGCAGGTCCTGGCCGGTGGCGCAGGCTGCCGACCGGATGGACTCCAGGGACGGCGAAGACAGTGAGCTGCTTCCTGCGGCGGAGCCTGCATGA
- a CDS encoding DUF1365 domain-containing protein — MTMDAAIYRTAISHVRRTPLKNAFTYRSYSWFVDVDNLPRLPLLLRPLAAFRSGDHLGDPDASLRSNVERFLRTQGIEPDGGAIRMLTSARVFGYVFNPLTLFWCYRADGELECVVAEVHNTYGERHCYLLRTDTAGRASVPKAFYVSPFNDVSGQYRMKLPAPGERLAVSIVLEREGHKPFVASMDGTRRPATLQNILAAAIAVPAAPLLVSALIRVQGITLWARRLPVVARPHHPSQEAVQ, encoded by the coding sequence ATGACCATGGACGCAGCGATCTACCGCACTGCCATCTCCCATGTGCGGCGCACACCACTGAAGAACGCGTTCACCTACCGCAGCTACAGCTGGTTCGTGGACGTGGATAACCTGCCGCGGCTTCCCTTACTGCTCCGGCCGCTGGCTGCCTTCCGGTCCGGCGACCACCTGGGTGATCCGGACGCCTCCCTCCGCAGCAACGTGGAGCGGTTCCTGCGCACCCAGGGAATAGAGCCCGACGGCGGTGCGATCCGGATGCTGACCAGCGCCAGGGTGTTCGGCTACGTTTTCAATCCGCTGACCTTGTTCTGGTGCTACCGCGCCGACGGTGAGCTTGAGTGTGTGGTGGCCGAGGTCCACAACACCTACGGGGAGCGGCACTGCTACCTGCTCCGGACGGACACGGCAGGGCGTGCTTCGGTGCCGAAGGCCTTCTATGTTTCTCCCTTCAACGACGTCAGCGGCCAGTACCGCATGAAGCTGCCGGCGCCGGGGGAGCGGCTCGCGGTGTCCATCGTGCTCGAGCGCGAAGGGCACAAGCCCTTCGTGGCATCGATGGATGGCACCCGGCGCCCCGCCACCCTTCAGAACATCCTGGCTGCGGCGATCGCTGTACCGGCCGCGCCACTGCTGGTTTCCGCACTCATCCGGGTGCAGGGCATTACACTCTGGGCAAGACGCCTGCCCGTCGTCGCCCGACCACACCACCCTTCACAGGAGGCAGTTCAATGA
- a CDS encoding DUF2004 domain-containing protein: MNKVASRHFGEIELNHGRDHFIAAKHELRGHPLELDLNITAHDHFDEAALRKVDYRLRFLPELVDEVRDMIAAELEQEGTSPQEYLHFHCNALKDEQLQKVFGVTHRSQLTNEVFLRALKLGHVGIYPGQPERYFVLDFTLGEHFTDEVLVASADEDGVVDDEILWES; the protein is encoded by the coding sequence ATGAACAAGGTAGCGAGCCGGCACTTTGGCGAAATTGAGCTCAACCACGGCAGGGATCACTTCATCGCTGCCAAACATGAGCTGCGGGGCCATCCGCTGGAACTCGACCTGAACATCACCGCCCACGACCACTTTGACGAAGCCGCGCTGCGCAAGGTCGACTACCGGTTGCGGTTCCTGCCCGAACTCGTGGACGAGGTCCGGGACATGATCGCCGCGGAGCTGGAGCAGGAAGGCACCAGCCCGCAGGAGTACCTGCATTTCCACTGCAATGCCCTCAAGGACGAGCAGCTGCAGAAGGTGTTCGGAGTGACCCACCGCAGCCAGCTCACCAATGAGGTGTTCCTCAGGGCACTAAAACTGGGCCACGTGGGCATTTATCCGGGCCAGCCGGAGCGCTACTTCGTGCTGGACTTCACGCTGGGCGAGCACTTCACGGACGAGGTCCTGGTGGCCTCGGCCGACGAGGACGGCGTGGTTGACGACGAAATCCTCTGGGAGTCCTGA